The window GCCGTTGTCGCTGATATCGATGAGCGCGTGTTTGCGCTTGTGCGTGGTCGCATGCAGGAAAATCGTAATTTCGCCGTGATCATTCTCAATGGCGTCGATGGCGTTCTTGATTAAATTTTCCAGCACCCATTCGAACAAATCGCGATTCAACGGTACTGGCGGCAACGCTTCTTTTTTAATCTCGATCTTTACGGCGCGCCGCATCTGCGGCAAACGGTTGCGGAAGTATTTGACCACATCTTCCACAATCGCCGCGAGATCCTGTTCTTTCAAGTCGGCGCGCGATCCGATTTGCGAGAAACGCGAAGCCACCTTGTTCAAACGCTCGACATCGCGTTCCATTTCCTTGATGGTATCGTGACCGCCGTTGGCCGTGATCTGGCTTTTGAGCAACTCGATCCAACCCAGCAGCGAGGAAATCGGGGTGCCGAGCTGGTGCGCGGTTTCCTTCGACATGCCCACCCAGATAAATTGCTGCTCACCGCGACGAATGCTGTTGAACCCAAGAAAGCCGACGAGAATAAACAAGCCGATCACACTGAGGGCAATGAACGGCAGGCGCTGCAATTGTTGAATGAGCCGGGAATCGCCATAATAAAGATAATTGAGCGTATCGACTTTGCCGCTGACTTGATCTTGATAGGTGATGGGCACGGGATCGACTTCGCGTTTCATCGCGGCCATGATTTCGCGTACCTGCCGGCGGCTGGTTTCAG is drawn from Cytophagia bacterium CHB2 and contains these coding sequences:
- a CDS encoding GHKL domain-containing protein encodes the protein MIAPYRIVGRIKGLLFVAALVIIVTLLWHTQNIVNGLRQEARNIILFYAQLHARVVNDPGDSDLNFIFDVIINRTDFPIILAAPDGEPIGWEGIDVPQDSIYSETSRRQVREIMAAMKREVDPVPITYQDQVSGKVDTLNYLYYGDSRLIQQLQRLPFIALSVIGLFILVGFLGFNSIRRGEQQFIWVGMSKETAHQLGTPISSLLGWIELLKSQITANGGHDTIKEMERDVERLNKVASRFSQIGSRADLKEQDLAAIVEDVVKYFRNRLPQMRRAVKIEIKKEALPPVPLNRDLFEWVLENLIKNAIDAIENDHGEITIFLHATTHKRKHALIDISDNGKGIEPADRKNIFRPGFSTKKRGWGLGLSLAKRIVEEYHRGKLFVKESRVGEGTTMRIML